From a region of the Cygnus atratus isolate AKBS03 ecotype Queensland, Australia chromosome 3, CAtr_DNAZoo_HiC_assembly, whole genome shotgun sequence genome:
- the CCDC167 gene encoding coiled-coil domain-containing protein 167, translated as MGRRREGLSVAREIDGLEEKLALCRQSMEEVDLKLRREKLSPEGRKSLERERNLLMTKADNYEKELSVLRKENRKNAALAVAMALLLALIYACWTM; from the exons ATGGGCAGGAGGCGAGAGGGGCTGAGCGTGGCCCGGGAG ATTGATGGACTGGAGGAGAAGCTGGCGCTTTGCAGACAGAGCATGGAGGAGGTGGATCTCAAACTGCGCAGGGAGAAGCTCAGCCCTGAAGGAAG AAAGtcactggagagagagagaaacctACTAATGACCAAAGCTGACAACTATG agAAGGAACTGAGCGTGCTTCGGAAGGAAAATCGCAAGAATGCTGCCCTTGCTGTGGCCATGGCGTTGCTGCTCGCTCTCATCTATGCCTGCTGGACTATGTGA